In Phyllopteryx taeniolatus isolate TA_2022b chromosome 13, UOR_Ptae_1.2, whole genome shotgun sequence, the following are encoded in one genomic region:
- the rpap1 gene encoding RNA polymerase II-associated protein 1 isoform X4: MIPSSRGMLQRPKPGGSEEDLLREQEEFIKSGALSAASVLRRPDKRRGEVGGGPEEDRNGCDPESHKDVVTIEDLPDQLPSLTPVPPKKSRFKNSRVTFEDEDAGDRLDRHDTHISAVLSKIVERDTSSIPISLPEFTCMAFPKALHRSANGTQQVPTSAVGGKKSIFAQQIAAQRLKEGKAPLHFTSRATQKHKPMEQKLPLQRPMEVDMSYHTGELSSSRLVSGEGLGCPDSSEETRRIHGENQDKILAMSQSEILEDQERLLSQLDPRLVEFVRSRRAESASASPSSCEHPEGKSSKESVYLSSDCNSGAAPFPNPKEVEMKEEAEEEELLPRSAVIENNLPLKPQKEWVHMDKLEAEKLEWMGDMPAPRKTQTKRAMQARFDFNGNVIPPTEDLPAHLGLHHHGDEPERAGYSLQELFLLSRSQLIQQRSLSLSTLGNILSKARAGNYHSTLKGSVLATLLDAGLLFLLRFALDDGVEGVMAAAVHALRALLVCTEDEECLDLTFHWFRGLAAFPLLPSQEEEEDDDEGLDESLKETVKEREERKTDHDVAGQDVVKGLLRMKLLPRLRYILEVVRPSPRVVQDILEVLTRIARHSSSSATQVLDCPRLMETVMSEFLPTSWTVSSFSLPQSVYGLPLACAMKLLRVLATSGRHACARLLNSVGVRERLSRLLSPEPSELLLEPHETIRITTEAYRMWAVAAGYGQACDLYIELYPALLTALQSVRRTLAPSDPLLHLQLQRVLALLALLTQVTHTAGCHQELQAGMVSSSGNECPPPPPPVSWGHVTGLPASLLGHLKSFTKGLDNPLQREGSLSLMPAYLMFFEAFYHQLSKQNCFKPVEALHELEQLTSEVLLPLLSHGVVQDLIKNLKSFSVVCNVLSGHVGPDTSPSLPGLACPGWRDRPGLMSPSSPFPLLTSLTLLLETITGIHKGLTCKFTGLLASEPVIGYMQSISQATPTLSHTWSWLLRHEHHLIYLLLRLAYRSVSIETQVAKHAPLYHQVALVLLPWLLPGSEHLAHDLLSTIIFSKDFISESHSGGPEAIELGELKLHEETSHHTSPSLQTVGALLREACANLPSIRGCFLTHLAHLESSVLVSQDALLGRNPWIKSHLLPEQTGPTLPSDWPFLPLVSLYETTGVSGGGGLSVEELPQGALLAVTQCLQWLVVLEVWREEALKAIKTGIFRPQHPPSRSGLLPGFVLRPLGSVRGRVLRRPPLWMLDSVAPAEEVQRHHEVGCVWGTCGHSEVIGRHPRTARHPHGAVHFSP, from the exons ATGATTCCGTCCTCCAGAGGGATGCTGCAACGTCCCAAGCCAGGCGGCTCTGAGGAGGATCTCCTGAGAGAACAGGAGGAGTTCATCAAGTCTGGAGCTCTCTCCGCTGCCAGTGTGCTCCGCCGCCCCGACAAGAGACGAGGCGAGGTGGGAGGAGGCCCTGAGGAGGATCGTAATGGTTGCGATCCAGAAAGTCACAAGGATGTGGTCACCATAGAAG atcTTCCGGACCAGCTTCCATCCCTGACACCAGTGCCTCCTAAGAAGTCCCGCTTCAAAAACAGCCGTGTCACCTTCGAGGACGAGGATGCGGGGGACAGGCTGGACAGACATGACACTCACATCAGCGCAGTTCTCTCCAAGATTGTT GAACGAGACACCAGCTCCATTCCAATATCACTACCGGAATTTACATGCATGGCGTTCCCCAAAGCATTGCATCGCTCAGCAAACGGCACTCAG CAGGTGCCTACGTCTGCTGTGGGTGGGAAAAAGAGCATTTTTGCTCAACAGATTGCGGCTCAGAGACTAAAAGAGGGAAAGGCTCCATTACACTTTACATCTCGAgctacacagaaacacaaacccATGGAGCAGAAGCTTCCTCTTCAGAGGCCTATGGAAGTAGATATGTCTTATCACACTGGAGAGC TGTCAAGTTCAAGGCTTGTGTCTGGTGAAGGACTCGGGTGTCCTGATAGTTCAGAGGAGACCAGGAGGATCCACGGGGAAAACCAGGACAAGATCCTGGCAATGTCCCAGTCTGAAATACTGGAGGACCAGGAGAGGCTCTTATCTCAGCTCG ATCCAAGGCTGGTGGAGTTTGTTCGATCCCGCAGAGCTGAGAGCGCCTCGGCTTCTCCCTCCTCATGCGAACACCCAGAGGGCAAAAGCAGCAAGGAAAGCGTTTATCTCAGTTCAGACTGCAACAGTGGTGCTGCGCCCTTTCCAAATCCCAAAGAAGTGGAAATGAAAGaagaggcggaagaagaggAACTGTTGCCCCGATCTGCCGTGATTG AGAATAATCTGCCACTGAAACCTCAGAAGGAATGGGTGCACATGGATAAACTGGAGGCCGAGAAGCTGGAGTGGATGGGGGACATGCCTGCACCCAGAAAAACTCAAACCAAACGG GCGATGCAGGCCCGTTTTGATTTTAACGGAAATGTAATCCCTCCCACGGAGGATTTGCCCGCCCACCTGGGCCTGCACCACCATGGAGACGAGCCTGAG CGTGCAGGTTACTCCCTACAGGAGCTTTTCCTTCTGTCACGAAGTCAGCTCATCCAACAGAGGAGTTTGTCCCTTAGCACCCTCGGCAATATCCTTTCAAAG GCCCGCGCTGGGAACTACCATTCAACCCTGAAAGGCAGTGTACTAGCCACTCTGCTCGATGCCGGCCTGCTCTTCCTGCTTCGCTTTGCGCTGGATGACGGCGTGGAGGGAGTGATGGCCGCTGCCGTGCATGCACTCAGAGCACTTCTGGTGTGCACAGAGGATGAA GAGTGTTTGGACCTCACCTTCCACTGGTTTCGTGGTCTGGCTGCCTTCCCCCTGCTGCCATctcaggaggaagaggaagatgatgatgaagggTTGGATGAAAGTTTAAAAGAGACTGTCAAAGAGAGGGAGGAGAGGAAGACTGATCATGACGTAGCAGGGCAGGATGTTGTCAAG GGTCTCCTGAGAATGAAACTTCTCCCCAGATTACGTTACATCCTTGAGGTTGTCCGACCCTCCCCCCGGGTTGTTCAGGATATTCTGGAGGTCCTGACCCGTATTGCCAGACACTCATCATCATCTGCCACTCAG GTGTTGGACTGTCCTCGCTTGATGGAGACGGTGATGTCAGAGTTCCTTCCCACTTCTTGGACAGTGTCATCTTTTTCCCTCCCTCAGTCTGTTTATGGACTTCCCCTTGCTTGTGCCATGAAGCTCTTAAGGGTTTTGGCTACTTCTGGCAGACATGCATGTGCCAGACTG CTCAACTCTGTGGGTGTGAGGGAGCGTCTGTCTCGTCTGCTCAGTCCTGAGCCCAGTGAGCTCCTGTTGGAGCCGCACGAGACCATCAGGATTACCACAGAAGCCTACAGGATGTGGGCTGTGGCAGCTGGCTATGGCCAGGCCTGCGACTTGTACAT AGAGTTGTATCCAGCCTTACTGACGGCATTGCAGTCAGTTCGTAGAACGCTGGCTCCCTCTGACCCTCTGCTGCATCTGCAGCTCCAGAGGGTTTTGGCTCTGCTTGCGCTGCTTACTCAGGTCACACACACTGCAGGTTGCCACCAGGAACTGCAGGCTGGCATGgtcag TTCTTCAGGAAATgaatgtcctcctcctcctcctccggtGTCATGGGGTCATGTCACAGGATTGCCAGCATCACTGTTGGGCCATTTGAAGAGTTTTACGAAGGGTCTTGATAATCCGCTGCAGAGAGAGGGCAGTCTGTCACTGATGCCAGCTTACCTGATGTTCTTTGAGGCCTTCTACCATCAGCTCTCCAAACAG aactgtttcaagccagTGGAAGCTCTTCACGAACTGGAGCAGCTGACATCTGAGGTTCTTCTTCCCCTGCTGTCCCACGGTGTTGTGCAAGACCTGATAAAGAACCTCAA gtccTTCTCAGTTGTATGTAATGTCCTGTCTGGTCACGTGGGTCCAGACACCTCTCCCAGCCTCCCTGGTTTGGCCTGCCCAGGATGGAGGGACCGTCCCGGCTTGATGTCTCCCTCCTCTCCCTTCCCTCTCCTCACAAGCCTGACGCTCCTCTTGGAAACTATCACGGGCATCCACAAAGGCCTCACATGCAAG TTCACTGGCCTCCTTGCATCAGAGCCTGTGATTGGTTACATGCAAAGTATCAGTCAGGCCACTCCCACCCTGTCTCATACCTGGTCCTGGCTCCTCCGTCACgaacaccacctcatctacctGCTGCTGCGCTTGGCATATAGATCG GTTTCCATTGAGACGCAAGTGGCAAAGCATGCCCCGCTCTACCACCAGGTGGCGCTAGTTCTTCTCCCATGGTTATTGCCTGGCAGCGAGCACCTTGCTCATGACCTGCTCTCAACCATCATCTTTAGCAAAGACTTCATATC TGAGAGCCACAGTGGCGGTCCGGAGGCCATCGAGCTTGGTGAACTGAAGCTCCATGAGGAAACGAGCCATCACACCTCTCCTTCGCTCCAAACCGTGGGAGCTCTCCTGAGAGAAGCCTGCGCCAACCTGCCCTCCATCCGGGGCTGCTTCCTCACTCACCTTGCCCACCTGGAGTCGTCTGTGCTGGTGTCCCAGGATGCCCTCCTAGGCCGAAACCCCTGGATCAAATCCCACCTCCTCCCAGAACAAACGGGACCCACCCTGCCGTCGGACTGGCCTTTCCTTCCACTCGTCAGCCTGTATGAGACAACTGGGGTGTCTGGTGGTGGAGGGCTCTCTGTGGAGGAACTCCCCCAGGGAGCTCTGCTGGCAGTCACCCAATGTTTGCAGTGGTTAGTGGTGCTGGAGGTCTGGAGGGAGGAAGCCCTTAAG GCCATCAAAACTGGAATCTTTAGACCTCAACATCCCCCCTCCAGGTCTGGCCTCCTTCCAGGATTTGTACTGCGCCCTCTTGGCTCAGTACGAGGCCGTGTCCTTCGGAGACCGCCTCTTTGGATGCTGGATTCTGTTGCCCCTGCAGAGGAAGTACAGCGCCACCATGAGGTTGGCTGTGTTTGGGGAACATGTGGGCATTCTGAGGTCATTGGGCGTCACCCTAGAACAG CTCGCCATCCCCATGGAGCGGTTCACTTCTCCCCCTGA
- the rpap1 gene encoding RNA polymerase II-associated protein 1 isoform X3, translating into MLQRPKPGGSEEDLLREQEEFIKSGALSAASVLRRPDKRRGEVGGGPEEDRNGCDPESHKDVVTIEDLPDQLPSLTPVPPKKSRFKNSRVTFEDEDAGDRLDRHDTHISAVLSKIVERDTSSIPISLPEFTCMAFPKALHRSANGTQQVPTSAVGGKKSIFAQQIAAQRLKEGKAPLHFTSRATQKHKPMEQKLPLQRPMEVDMSYHTGELSSSRLVSGEGLGCPDSSEETRRIHGENQDKILAMSQSEILEDQERLLSQLDPRLVEFVRSRRAESASASPSSCEHPEGKSSKESVYLSSDCNSGAAPFPNPKEVEMKEEAEEEELLPRSAVIENNLPLKPQKEWVHMDKLEAEKLEWMGDMPAPRKTQTKRAMQARFDFNGNVIPPTEDLPAHLGLHHHGDEPERAGYSLQELFLLSRSQLIQQRSLSLSTLGNILSKARAGNYHSTLKGSVLATLLDAGLLFLLRFALDDGVEGVMAAAVHALRALLVCTEDEECLDLTFHWFRGLAAFPLLPSQEEEEDDDEGLDESLKETVKEREERKTDHDVAGQDVVKGLLRMKLLPRLRYILEVVRPSPRVVQDILEVLTRIARHSSSSATQVLDCPRLMETVMSEFLPTSWTVSSFSLPQSVYGLPLACAMKLLRVLATSGRHACARLLNSVGVRERLSRLLSPEPSELLLEPHETIRITTEAYRMWAVAAGYGQACDLYIELYPALLTALQSVRRTLAPSDPLLHLQLQRVLALLALLTQVTHTAGCHQELQAGMVSSSGNECPPPPPPVSWGHVTGLPASLLGHLKSFTKGLDNPLQREGSLSLMPAYLMFFEAFYHQLSKQNCFKPVEALHELEQLTSEVLLPLLSHGVVQDLIKNLKSFSVVCNVLSGHVGPDTSPSLPGLACPGWRDRPGLMSPSSPFPLLTSLTLLLETITGIHKGLTCKFTGLLASEPVIGYMQSISQATPTLSHTWSWLLRHEHHLIYLLLRLAYRSVSIETQVAKHAPLYHQVALVLLPWLLPGSEHLAHDLLSTIIFSKDFISESHSGGPEAIELGELKLHEETSHHTSPSLQTVGALLREACANLPSIRGCFLTHLAHLESSVLVSQDALLGRNPWIKSHLLPEQTGPTLPSDWPFLPLVSLYETTGVSGGGGLSVEELPQGALLAVTQCLQWLVVLEVWREEALKIITPVAKLARLSCVFLCSSDLFLERPVQKLTWALFRLLSRPSKLESLDLNIPPPGLASFQDLYCALLAQYEAVSFGDRLFGCWILLPLQRKYSATMRLAVFGEHVGILRSLGVTLEQLAIPMERFTSPPEDSLPLVRLYFRSLVTGNAKPSWCPFLYVVALAHVNAFVFSQDAAAQALEAARHNMMRKIYYMMDEVLKKHLLLFRLPKQDSQLGFDMYHQLPPIRAKYLESIVGLQNDACCEVEER; encoded by the exons ATGCTGCAACGTCCCAAGCCAGGCGGCTCTGAGGAGGATCTCCTGAGAGAACAGGAGGAGTTCATCAAGTCTGGAGCTCTCTCCGCTGCCAGTGTGCTCCGCCGCCCCGACAAGAGACGAGGCGAGGTGGGAGGAGGCCCTGAGGAGGATCGTAATGGTTGCGATCCAGAAAGTCACAAGGATGTGGTCACCATAGAAG atcTTCCGGACCAGCTTCCATCCCTGACACCAGTGCCTCCTAAGAAGTCCCGCTTCAAAAACAGCCGTGTCACCTTCGAGGACGAGGATGCGGGGGACAGGCTGGACAGACATGACACTCACATCAGCGCAGTTCTCTCCAAGATTGTT GAACGAGACACCAGCTCCATTCCAATATCACTACCGGAATTTACATGCATGGCGTTCCCCAAAGCATTGCATCGCTCAGCAAACGGCACTCAG CAGGTGCCTACGTCTGCTGTGGGTGGGAAAAAGAGCATTTTTGCTCAACAGATTGCGGCTCAGAGACTAAAAGAGGGAAAGGCTCCATTACACTTTACATCTCGAgctacacagaaacacaaacccATGGAGCAGAAGCTTCCTCTTCAGAGGCCTATGGAAGTAGATATGTCTTATCACACTGGAGAGC TGTCAAGTTCAAGGCTTGTGTCTGGTGAAGGACTCGGGTGTCCTGATAGTTCAGAGGAGACCAGGAGGATCCACGGGGAAAACCAGGACAAGATCCTGGCAATGTCCCAGTCTGAAATACTGGAGGACCAGGAGAGGCTCTTATCTCAGCTCG ATCCAAGGCTGGTGGAGTTTGTTCGATCCCGCAGAGCTGAGAGCGCCTCGGCTTCTCCCTCCTCATGCGAACACCCAGAGGGCAAAAGCAGCAAGGAAAGCGTTTATCTCAGTTCAGACTGCAACAGTGGTGCTGCGCCCTTTCCAAATCCCAAAGAAGTGGAAATGAAAGaagaggcggaagaagaggAACTGTTGCCCCGATCTGCCGTGATTG AGAATAATCTGCCACTGAAACCTCAGAAGGAATGGGTGCACATGGATAAACTGGAGGCCGAGAAGCTGGAGTGGATGGGGGACATGCCTGCACCCAGAAAAACTCAAACCAAACGG GCGATGCAGGCCCGTTTTGATTTTAACGGAAATGTAATCCCTCCCACGGAGGATTTGCCCGCCCACCTGGGCCTGCACCACCATGGAGACGAGCCTGAG CGTGCAGGTTACTCCCTACAGGAGCTTTTCCTTCTGTCACGAAGTCAGCTCATCCAACAGAGGAGTTTGTCCCTTAGCACCCTCGGCAATATCCTTTCAAAG GCCCGCGCTGGGAACTACCATTCAACCCTGAAAGGCAGTGTACTAGCCACTCTGCTCGATGCCGGCCTGCTCTTCCTGCTTCGCTTTGCGCTGGATGACGGCGTGGAGGGAGTGATGGCCGCTGCCGTGCATGCACTCAGAGCACTTCTGGTGTGCACAGAGGATGAA GAGTGTTTGGACCTCACCTTCCACTGGTTTCGTGGTCTGGCTGCCTTCCCCCTGCTGCCATctcaggaggaagaggaagatgatgatgaagggTTGGATGAAAGTTTAAAAGAGACTGTCAAAGAGAGGGAGGAGAGGAAGACTGATCATGACGTAGCAGGGCAGGATGTTGTCAAG GGTCTCCTGAGAATGAAACTTCTCCCCAGATTACGTTACATCCTTGAGGTTGTCCGACCCTCCCCCCGGGTTGTTCAGGATATTCTGGAGGTCCTGACCCGTATTGCCAGACACTCATCATCATCTGCCACTCAG GTGTTGGACTGTCCTCGCTTGATGGAGACGGTGATGTCAGAGTTCCTTCCCACTTCTTGGACAGTGTCATCTTTTTCCCTCCCTCAGTCTGTTTATGGACTTCCCCTTGCTTGTGCCATGAAGCTCTTAAGGGTTTTGGCTACTTCTGGCAGACATGCATGTGCCAGACTG CTCAACTCTGTGGGTGTGAGGGAGCGTCTGTCTCGTCTGCTCAGTCCTGAGCCCAGTGAGCTCCTGTTGGAGCCGCACGAGACCATCAGGATTACCACAGAAGCCTACAGGATGTGGGCTGTGGCAGCTGGCTATGGCCAGGCCTGCGACTTGTACAT AGAGTTGTATCCAGCCTTACTGACGGCATTGCAGTCAGTTCGTAGAACGCTGGCTCCCTCTGACCCTCTGCTGCATCTGCAGCTCCAGAGGGTTTTGGCTCTGCTTGCGCTGCTTACTCAGGTCACACACACTGCAGGTTGCCACCAGGAACTGCAGGCTGGCATGgtcag TTCTTCAGGAAATgaatgtcctcctcctcctcctccggtGTCATGGGGTCATGTCACAGGATTGCCAGCATCACTGTTGGGCCATTTGAAGAGTTTTACGAAGGGTCTTGATAATCCGCTGCAGAGAGAGGGCAGTCTGTCACTGATGCCAGCTTACCTGATGTTCTTTGAGGCCTTCTACCATCAGCTCTCCAAACAG aactgtttcaagccagTGGAAGCTCTTCACGAACTGGAGCAGCTGACATCTGAGGTTCTTCTTCCCCTGCTGTCCCACGGTGTTGTGCAAGACCTGATAAAGAACCTCAA gtccTTCTCAGTTGTATGTAATGTCCTGTCTGGTCACGTGGGTCCAGACACCTCTCCCAGCCTCCCTGGTTTGGCCTGCCCAGGATGGAGGGACCGTCCCGGCTTGATGTCTCCCTCCTCTCCCTTCCCTCTCCTCACAAGCCTGACGCTCCTCTTGGAAACTATCACGGGCATCCACAAAGGCCTCACATGCAAG TTCACTGGCCTCCTTGCATCAGAGCCTGTGATTGGTTACATGCAAAGTATCAGTCAGGCCACTCCCACCCTGTCTCATACCTGGTCCTGGCTCCTCCGTCACgaacaccacctcatctacctGCTGCTGCGCTTGGCATATAGATCG GTTTCCATTGAGACGCAAGTGGCAAAGCATGCCCCGCTCTACCACCAGGTGGCGCTAGTTCTTCTCCCATGGTTATTGCCTGGCAGCGAGCACCTTGCTCATGACCTGCTCTCAACCATCATCTTTAGCAAAGACTTCATATC TGAGAGCCACAGTGGCGGTCCGGAGGCCATCGAGCTTGGTGAACTGAAGCTCCATGAGGAAACGAGCCATCACACCTCTCCTTCGCTCCAAACCGTGGGAGCTCTCCTGAGAGAAGCCTGCGCCAACCTGCCCTCCATCCGGGGCTGCTTCCTCACTCACCTTGCCCACCTGGAGTCGTCTGTGCTGGTGTCCCAGGATGCCCTCCTAGGCCGAAACCCCTGGATCAAATCCCACCTCCTCCCAGAACAAACGGGACCCACCCTGCCGTCGGACTGGCCTTTCCTTCCACTCGTCAGCCTGTATGAGACAACTGGGGTGTCTGGTGGTGGAGGGCTCTCTGTGGAGGAACTCCCCCAGGGAGCTCTGCTGGCAGTCACCCAATGTTTGCAGTGGTTAGTGGTGCTGGAGGTCTGGAGGGAGGAAGCCCTTAAG ATAATTACTCCAGTTGCAAAGCTGGCTCGGCTGTCCTGTGTGTTCCTGTGTTCCAGCGATTTGTTCCTGGAGAGACCGGTTCAGAAACTGACCTGGGCTCTGTTCCGGCTACTATCTAG GCCATCAAAACTGGAATCTTTAGACCTCAACATCCCCCCTCCAGGTCTGGCCTCCTTCCAGGATTTGTACTGCGCCCTCTTGGCTCAGTACGAGGCCGTGTCCTTCGGAGACCGCCTCTTTGGATGCTGGATTCTGTTGCCCCTGCAGAGGAAGTACAGCGCCACCATGAGGTTGGCTGTGTTTGGGGAACATGTGGGCATTCTGAGGTCATTGGGCGTCACCCTAGAACAG CTCGCCATCCCCATGGAGCGGTTCACTTCTCCCCCTGAAGACTCCCTTCCTCTTGTACGCCTCTACTTCCGCTCTCTTGTTACCGGGAACGCGAAGCCTTCCTGGTGTCCCTTCCTTTATGTGGTGGCTCTGGCTCATGTCAACGCTTTTGTCTTCTCTCAGGATGCTGCGGCGCAG GCGCTTGAAGCGGCACGACACAACATGATGAGAAAAATCTACTACATGATGGATGag GTGTTAAAGAAGCACTTGCTGCTGTTCCGCCTGCCCAAACAGGACTCCCAGTTGGGCTTTGACATGTATCATCAGTTGCCTCCCATCAGAGCGAAGTATCTGGAGAGCATCGTGGGCCTGCAGAATGATGCCTGCTGTGAAGTCGAGGAGAGGTGA